One stretch of Mangifera indica cultivar Alphonso chromosome 9, CATAS_Mindica_2.1, whole genome shotgun sequence DNA includes these proteins:
- the LOC123225291 gene encoding flavonoid 3',5'-hydroxylase 2-like yields MAFLLREIFAATILFFITRYLIRSIIKRSSPPLPPGPPGWPLIGALPLLGAMPHVTLAKMAKKYGPVMYLKMGTQDMVVASTPDAARAFLKTLDLNFSNRPPNAGATHLAYGAQDLVFADYGARWKLLRKLSNLHMLGGKALENWATVRDAELAHMVCAMCETSRKGQPVVVPEMLSYAMANMIGQVILSRRVFVTKGSESNEFKDMVVELMTSAGFFNIGDFIPSIAWMDLQGIERGMKKLHKKFDVLITKMIEEHMASSHQRKGKPDFLDVLLASLENSDDDQRLTITNIKALLLNLFTAGTDTSSSIIEWAIAEMLKNPIILKRAHEEMDRVIGRNRRLQESDLSKLPYLQAICKETFRKHPSTPLNLPRVSTEGCVVNGYYIPANTRLSVNIWAIGRDPNVWENPLDFTPERFFSEKYAKIEPRGNDFELIPFGAGRRICAGTRMGIILVEYILATLVHSFEWRLPDGVELNMEEAFGLALQKAVPLSAIVSPRLAPNGYTYE; encoded by the exons ATGGCGTTCCTCTTAAGGGAAATCTTCGCGGCAACTATTCTCTTCTTCATTACCCGCTATTTGATTCGTTCTATCATCAAAAGATCATCCCCTCCGCTCCCTCCAGGCCCGCCAGGATGGCCGTTGATCGGCGCTCTTCCTCTCCTGGGAGCCATGCCCCATGTCACCCTTGCCAAAATGGCCAAAAAATACGGACCTGTCATGTATCTCAAAATGGGAACACAAGACATGGTGGTGGCGTCGACTCCGGACGCCGCTCGCGCGTTTCTGAAGACTCTAGACCTCAATTTCTCTAACCGTCCTCCTAATGCAGGCGCCACCCATTTGGCGTATGGTGCACAAGATTTGGTTTTTGCGGACTATGGAGCAAGGTGGAAGCTACTACGAAAGTTGAGTAATTTGCATATGCTTGGAGGAAAAGCTCTTGAGAATTGGGCGACCGTTCGCGACGCCGAGCTAGCTCACATGGTTTGTGCCATGTGCGAGACTAGCCGAAAAGGCCAGCCGGTGGTGGTGCCGGAAATGTTATCTTATGCCATGGCGAACATGATCGGCCAAGTTATACTCAGCCGTCGAGTTTTCGTGACAAAAGGCTCGGAGTCTAACGAGTTCAAGGACATGGTGGTGGAGCTGATGACATCTGCAGGATTTTTCAATATCGGTGATTTCATCCCCTCAATTGCTTGGATGGACTTACAAGGGATCGAGCGTGGAATGAAGAAACTGCACAAAAAGTTCgatgttttaataacaaaaatgattGAGGAGCATATGGCGTCGAGTCATCAACGCAAAGGAAAACCAGATTTTCTCGATGTTCTGCTGGCGAGTCTTGAGAACTCTGATGACGATCAAAGGCTTACAATCACCAACATTAAAGCTCTACTCTTg AACTTATTTACTGCTGGCACCGACACTTCCTCAAGTATTATCGAGTGGGCGATTGCAGAGATGTTGAAGAACCCTATCATTCTGAAGCGAGCACATGAGGAGATGGATCGAGTAATTGGAAGAAACCGAAGGCTTCAAGAATCAGACTTATCAAAACTCCCATACTTACAAGCCATATGCAAAGAAACATTTCGAAAACACCCATCTACACCTCTCAACCTGCCGCGGGTCTCAACCGAAGGATGCGTTGTAAACGGCTACTACATTCCTGCAAACACGAGACTCAGTGTAAACATCTGGGCTATAGGCCGTGACCCCAACGTGTGGGAGAATCCATTAGACTTTACACCGGAGAGATTTTTCAGTGAGAAGTATGCCAAGATTGAACCACGGGGAAATGATTTTGAGCTGATTCCATTTGGGGCAGGAAGAAGAATCTGCGCAGGAACTAGAATGGGGATTATTTTAGTTGAATATATTTTAGCAACTTTGGTGCATTCGTTTGAGTGGAGATTGCCAGATGGAGTGGAGCTAAACATGGAAGAAGCCTTTGGTCTTGCCCTGCAAAAGGCTGTGCCCCTTTCGGCTATTGTTTCACCGCGGCTTGCTCCCAATGGTTATACTTATGAGTAG
- the LOC123225242 gene encoding flavonoid 3',5'-hydroxylase 2-like produces MAFLLREIFAATLVFLISRYLIRSIIKRSSPPLPPGPPGWPLIGALPLLGAMPHVTLAKMAKKYGPVMYLKMGTQDMVVASTPDAARAFLKTLDLNFSNRPPNAGATNLAYGAQDLVFADYGARWKLLRKLSNLHMLGGKALENWATVRDAELAHMVCAMCETSRKGQPVVVPEMLSYAMANMIGQVILSRRVFVTKGSESNEFKDMVVELMTSAGFFNIGDFIPSIAWMDLQGIERGMKKLHKKFDVLITKMIEEHMASSHQRKGKPDFLDVLLASLENSDDDQRLTITNIKALLLNLFTAGTDTSSSIIEWAIAEMLKNPIILKRAHEEMDRVIGRNRRLQESDLSKLPYLQAICKETFRKHPSTPLNLPLVSTEGCVVNGYYIPANTRLSVNIWAIGRDPNVWENPLDFTPERFFSEKYAKIEPRGNDFELIPFGAGRRICAGTRMGINLVEYILATLVHSFEWRLPDGVELNMEEAFGLALQKAVPLSAIVSPRLAPNGYTYE; encoded by the exons ATGGCGTTCCTCTTAAGGGAAATCTTTGCGGCAACTCTTGTCTTCTTAATTAGCCGCTATTTGATTCGTTCTATCATCAAACGATCATCCCCTCCGCTCCCTCCAGGCCCGCCAGGATGGCCGTTGATCGGCGCTCTTCCTCTCCTGGGAGCCATGCCCCATGTCACCCTTGCCAAAATGGCCAAAAAATACGGACCTGTCATGTATCTCAAAATGGGAACACAAGACATGGTGGTGGCGTCGACTCCGGACGCCGCTCGCGCATTTCTGAAGACGCTAGACCTCAATTTCTCTAACCGTCCTCCTAATGCAGGCGCCACCAATTTGGCGTATGGTGCACAAGATTTGGTTTTTGCGGACTATGGAGCAAGGTGGAAGCTACTACGAAAGTTGAGTAATTTGCATATGCTTGGAGGAAAAGCTCTTGAGAATTGGGCGACCGTTCGCGACGCCGAGCTAGCTCACATGGTTTGTGCCATGTGCGAGACTAGCCGAAAAGGCCAGCCGGTGGTGGTGCCGGAAATGTTATCTTATGCCATGGCGAACATGATCGGCCAAGTTATACTCAGCCGTCGAGTTTTCGTGACAAAAGGCTCGGAGTCTAACGAGTTCAAGGACATGGTGGTGGAGCTGATGACATCTGCAGGATTTTTCAATATCGGTGATTTCATCCCCTCAATTGCTTGGATGGACTTACAAGGGATCGAGCGTGGAATGAAGAAATTACACAAAAAGTTCgatgttttaataacaaaaatgattGAGGAGCATATGGCGTCGAGCCATCAACGCAAAGGAAAACCGGATTTTCTCGATGTTCTGCTGGCGAGTCTTGAGAACTCTGATGACGATCAAAGGCTTACAATCACCAACATTAAAGCTCTACTCTtg AACTTATTTACTGCTGGCACCGACACTTCCTCAAGTATTATCGAATGGGCGATTGCAGAGATGTTGAAGAACCCTATCATTCTGAAGCGAGCACATGAGGAGATGGATCGAGTAATTGGAAGAAACCGAAGGCTTCAAGAATCAGACTTATCAAAACTCCCGTACTTACAAGCCATATGCAAAGAAACATTTCGAAAACACCCATCTACACCTCTCAACCTGCCGCTGGTCTCAACCGAAGGATGCGTTGTAAACGGCTACTACATTCCTGCAAACACCAGACTCAGTGTAAACATCTGGGCTATAGGCCGTGACCCCAACGTGTGGGAGAATCCATTAGACTTTACACCGGAGAGATTTTTCAGTGAGAAATATGCCAAGATTGAACCACGGGGAAATGATTTTGAGCTGATTCCATTTGGGGCAGGAAGAAGAATCTGCGCAGGAACTAGAATGGGGATTAATTTAGTTGAATATATTTTAGCAACTTTGGTGCATTCGTTTGAGTGGAGATTGCCAGATGGAGTGGAGCTAAACATGGAAGAAGCCTTTGGTCTTGCCCTGCAAAAGGCTGTGCCCCTTTCGGCTATTGTTTCACCGCGGCTTGCTCCCAATGGTTATACTTATGAGTAG
- the LOC123226076 gene encoding splicing factor 3B subunit 6-like protein, with protein sequence MATISLRKANTRLPPEVNRVLYVRNLPFNISSEEMYDIFGKYGAIRQIRIGTNKDTRGTAFVVYEDIYDAKTAVDHLSGFNVANRYLIVLYYQQAKMSKKFDQKKKEDEIAKMQEKYGVSTKDK encoded by the coding sequence ATGGCCACAATCAGTCTCCGCAAGGCCAACACCCGTCTCCCACCCGAAGTGAACCGCGTTCTCTACGTTCGTAATCTCCCCTTCAACATCTCCTCTGAAGAGATGTATGATATCTTTGGCAAATACGGCGCCATTCGGCAGATACGCATCGGCACCAACAAGGATACAAGGGGCACGGCATTCGTTGTCTACGAAGATATCTACGACGCCAAAACCGCCGTCGACCACTTGTCGGGCTTCAACGTCGCCAACAGGTACTTGATTGTTCTTTATTACCAACAGGCTAAGATGAGCAAGAAATTCGATCAGAAGAAGAAGGAGGACGAGATTGCTAAGATGCAGGAGAAGTATGGAGTTTCTACTAAAGATAAGTGA